A genomic segment from Ptychodera flava strain L36383 chromosome 19, AS_Pfla_20210202, whole genome shotgun sequence encodes:
- the LOC139118074 gene encoding tachykinin-like peptides receptor 86C — protein MRVKEMRTITNYYLLSLNIADTQFLFLHLLEVFFRRSDLFGSRVHCWLTNVPVVITEEESCMMVAIISVERYLAICHPLKAHVINTTSRCLKIILLSWIVSVCLASPTMEDTTSLYSLEIAAVTLLLLNSTINPWLYKLMSKKYREAFKKAFTCKANSHQH, from the exons ATGAGGGTGAAAGAGATGAGAACAATTACAAACTATTATCTATTGAGTCTCAACATAGCTGACACCCAGTTCCTATTCCTACACTTGCTCGAAGTATTTTTCCGTAGAAGTGACCTATTCGGCAGTAGAGTCCACTGTTGGCTAACCAATGTACCCGTCGTGATTACAGAGGAAGAATCCTGCATGATGGTCGCCATCATCAGTGTCGAGCGTTACTTAGCAATATGCCATCCTTTGAAAGCCCACGTGATCAACACAACCAGCAGATGTCTGAAGATAATTCTACTTTCATGGATTGTCAGCGTTTGCCTCGCATCGCCTACTATG GAAGACACAACAAGCTTGTATAGTCTTGAGATTGCGGCAGTCACATTGCTGCTTCTTAACTCTACGATAAATCCATGGTTGTACAAACTGATGAGCAAGAAATACAGAGAGGCATTTAAAAAGGCATTTACATGTAAGGCAAATTCTCATCAACATTAA